The proteins below come from a single Necator americanus strain Aroian chromosome V, whole genome shotgun sequence genomic window:
- a CDS encoding hypothetical protein (NECATOR_CHRV.G20697.T1): MFIFIIVLISLLLCEGRPPVTVEELKEGQMSPEIEYFDDFVPWFHNSTKFKENLLYEKKKYLSTVLGQHRKFRAL, from the exons ATGTTCATATTCATCATCGTTCTTATTTCGTTGTTGCTGTGCGAAGGAAGACCTCCTGTAACG GTTGAAGAGTTGAAAGAAGGTCAAATGTCTCCAGAAATCGAGTACTTTGACGATTTCGTTCCATGGTTCCACAATTCAACCAAATTCAAGGAGAATTTACtctatgaaaagaagaaatatttgagcACAGTTCTTGGACAACACAGAAAATTCCGTGCCCTGTGA
- a CDS encoding hypothetical protein (NECATOR_CHRV.G20698.T1) — translation MDDKSKGDPEAIERQESAEGSCFTETVSGKWKKRKKRSNPWLSMKQSYQFGRVNLVNRQAPSVPKLELVSRPAYAISEEPTTEL, via the coding sequence atggacgacaAGAGCAAAGGAGATCCAGAAGCCATAGAAAGACAAGAATCTGCGGAAGGCTCATGCTTTACTGAGACAGTCAGCGGCAAgtggaaaaaacgaaagaagagaTCCAATCCTTGGCTATCGATGAAACAATCGTACCAATTTGGTAGGGTCAACCTGGTGAACCGGCAAGCGCCATCAGTTCCTAAACTCGAGCTCGTCTCTAGACCAGCATATGCGATTAGCGAGGAACCAACGACCGAGCTGTAG
- a CDS encoding hypothetical protein (NECATOR_CHRV.G20699.T1), with amino-acid sequence MIAKLLVFLSLVTLINAFLRLKRHYPSQSLQHYFRDKALAQQTSSWNNYNYYNYAYAQQTSQRQSYYYPQQSYYYPSYYYPSSSYYYRQPDYYSTYYSQYYSQYPQYQQYARYPYYQQYSSPYGSYGSYGSYYQYNQPNYYSGYYSQQSSRYAIKFFFPIHEVVDMKNRF; translated from the coding sequence ATGATAGCGAAGCTTCTCGTGTTCCTATCATTAGTGACCCTCATTAACGCCTTCCTACGCCTTAAACGACACTATCCTTCACAAAGTCTCCAGCATTACTTTAGAGATAAGGCCTTAGCTCAACAAACAAGTTCGTGGAACAATTATAACTACTACAACTACGCCTACGCTCAACAAACGTCACAACGACAGAGCTACTACTATCCACAACAGTCTTACTACTATCCGAGTTACTACTATCCGTCAAGCAGCTACTATTATCGTCAACCAGACTACTACAGCACCTATTATTCGCAGTATTATTCGCAGTATCCACAATATCAACAGTACGCACGATACCCGTATTATCAACAGTACTCTTCGCCATACGGTAGCTACGGTAGCTACGGTAGCTACTATCAGTACAACCAACCGAACTATTATTCTGGATACTATTCGCAGCAATCGTCCAGGTATGcaataaagtttttctttccaattcaTGAAGTTGTAGATATGAAGAATCGATTTTGA
- a CDS encoding hypothetical protein (NECATOR_CHRV.G20700.T1), which translates to MLRSLFIFFFYHIKVACAALCLVADSKFGHGCVTYNSYAYNTRQYFSSYSPYSYSYSYGRSPYYYARQPYYTYRQSPSYAWQQNQYYYRGYPQQFYSSYYNPYSQPYMTSYNYGYARDHSYSYSGATRDQWGNTYVGNRNNLIWITCRTRYCSG; encoded by the exons ATGTTACGATCTTTGTTTATATTCTTCTTCTATCACATAAAAGTCGCTTGTGCCGCTCTTTGCCTTGTTGCTGACAGTAAATTTGGACATGGTTGCGTAACGTACAATTCATACGCATACAATACTCGGCAATACTTCTCCTCCTATAGTCCTTATTCCTATAGTTATTCTTATGGAAGATCACCGTATTACTACGCACGACAACCGTACTATACCTATCGTCAATCACCTTCTTATGCTTGGCAACAAAATCAGTACTACTACCGGGGATATCCACAACAATTCTATTCTAGCTACTATAATCCATATTCTCAACCTTACATGACCAGCTATAATTACGGCTATGCTAGAGATCATTCGTACAGTTACAG TGGTGCAACACGAGATCAATGGGGTAACACCTATGTGGGAAACAGGAACAATCTTATCTGGATCACATGCAGAACACGATATTGTTCTGGATAA
- a CDS encoding hypothetical protein (NECATOR_CHRV.G20701.T1), with product MDRYSPRPPPRSYSNLNVDCIDGVIRPVPQHSPLTKQVNQLAYEIPKNKYAQNPWNYAPEFLKVFGDVRVHVGGKAVFDCVLLGSPRPKVCWLFNDEKMCFNDVQVDDTADVCRLTIPYVMPHHFGTFTVLCENEVGRAVASAHLLPL from the exons ATGGATCGTTATTCACCACGTCCACCTCCTCGAAGCTACAGTAATCTGAATGTGGACTGCATAGATGGTGTAATACGCCCGGTACCGCAACACAGCCCACTCACCAAG CAAGTAAATCAACTCGCTTATGAGATCCCGAAGAATAAATACGCGCAGAATCCATGGAATTACGCTCCAGAGTTTCTTAAG GTATTCGGTGATGTTCGAGTACATGtgggtggaaaagctgtattcGATTGTGTGCTTCTGGGGAGTCCGCGGCCAAAG GTATGTTGGTTATTCAATGACGAAAAAATGTGTTTCAATGATGTTCAAGTGGACGACACTGCTGATGTCTGCCGCCTAACTATCCCTTATGTTATGCCTCATCACTTCG GAACATTCACTGTGCTTTGCGAAAACGAAGTTGGACGAGCTGTCGCGTCTGCACATCTGCTTCCgttgtaa
- a CDS encoding hypothetical protein (NECATOR_CHRV.G20702.T1): MRPHVHFNSESFDLYEDVSGLYNDLLWLADVSSQCFYPPRQVWYDFIEPEGMKGLVSTRADSNLGSIVLEAEPLTATLHPPATEILPQEQVKTKFITSQINLIALLDYEELQSLERFQTDNEEFVAERRE, translated from the coding sequence atgcgcccccacgttcacttcaattcagaatcgtttgatcTTTACGAAgatgtatctggcctatacaatgacttgctgtggctagccgatgtgtcaagtcagtgcttttatcctcccagacaagtctggtacgatTTTATTgaacccgaagggatgaaaggcttggtgagcactagggcggattcgaacttagGATCGATCGTGctggaagcggaacctctaaccgctacactacacccgcccgcaACAGAAATATTGCCGCAGGAACAAGTGAAGACCAAATTCATAACATCTCAAATCAATTTAATTGCGCTTCTAGACTATGAAGAGTTGCAGAGTCTTGAGAGATTCCAAACTGACAATGAGGAATTTGTTGCCGAGCGAAGAGAATAG
- a CDS encoding hypothetical protein (NECATOR_CHRV.G20703.T1), whose amino-acid sequence MRWEACRIQLSLIVIVANILLLVESLKCLSGFEGSVIKVVEQNDASKFWMCAYETMVPCDFKEKPRTPNFRAAELKAKVTSCFGQRNRAICYCSSDFCNQNYTVFLKKWIHSHVSNQTLFNCVKEHIEEKANDQNLRQSSTSRSIPVAISSSPHTHPRSAKSSTALSQTSPHSKPLRTSTRPPPSSRQPPPTTTRLTHTTPRKTVQHNTTTTSGTKKTTRRPAQTTGTPKKRTTNDKSGDGENTNQTPDSNFANSGKSGQRPIDYEPFDRRKSDTLIFVIIAVGAAILVCLIAPAVIYVVKNRKVQKKDLMRARRGRRFAKQGRSPANMRKPGSVRKQ is encoded by the exons ATGAGGTGGGAAGCATGCAGGATTCAGCTGT CTCTGATAGTAATAGTGGCGAACATCCTTCTGCTGGTGGAATCCCTAAAGTGTTTGTCAGGCTTTGAAGGAAGTGTAATCAAAGTAGTCGAACAAAACGATGCTTCT aaattttggaTGTGTGCATATGAAACGATGGTACCGTgcgattttaaagaaaaaccaagGACACCAAATTTTCGAGCAGCTGAGTTAAAAGCTAAA GTGACTTCATGCTTTGGACAAAGAAACCGAGCAATTTGCTATTGCTCGTCGGATTTTTGCAATCAAAACTACACTGTCTTCCTG aaaaaatggaTTCATTCTCATGTGAGCAACCAAACGTTATTCAACTGTGTTAAAGAACACATTGAAGAAA AGGCAAATGACCAAAACTTGCGTCAGTCTTCAACG tCCAGATCTATACCTGTTGCGATATCATCATCTCCACACACGCACCCGAGATCAGCGAAATCTTCAACTGCTCTATCACAAACGTCACCTCATTCTAAACCTTTGCGGACATCTACAAGACCACCACCATCTTCACGGCAACCACCACCAACCACAACTAGACTCACCCACACAACTCCGAGGAAGACAGTACAACATAATACTACAACAACTTCtggaacaaagaaaactacaa GGCGACCGGCTCAAACCACTGGTActcccaaaaaaagaactaccaATGACAAATCAG GGGATGGCGAAAACACCAACCAAACTCCAGattcaaattttgcaaattccGGAAAATCGGGTCAACGACCGATTGATTATGAGCCGTTTGATAGGAGAAAGTCCGACAC tttgatTTTTGTCATCATCGCAGTTGGAGCTGCAATTTTGGTGTGTCTTATCGCGCCTGCAGTGATATATGTGGTAAAGAATAGGAAGGTTCAAAAGAAAGACTTAATGCGAGCGCGAAGAGGGAGGAGATTCGCTAAACAAGGGAGAAGTCCAGCAAATATGAGAAAGCCAGGGAGTGTGAGGAAACAATAG